From one Pagrus major chromosome 21, Pma_NU_1.0 genomic stretch:
- the asic1c gene encoding acid-sensing ion channel 1C yields MVEAPTSESVALGPHRQNDSQETPVKESSSLKPSWKEITVGFIMRTKIHGLKFVFSPDKSKPQRVIWIMAFFVCVSLLCTWSWNRILYLMSYPAITKIYMVWAHNMSFPAVTFCNKNVFRASTLTKEDLYHSGYWMDLMYPNHTVMEKSLSILKDSHKQGLLSLLDFNNYSPHPDYRINTTEMMGRLGHQLEDMLLECRFRGETCTYKNFSTIYTRYGKCYTFNSGLDGNPLLTTLKGGTGNGLEIMLDIQQDEYLPVWGETDETSYEAGIKVQIHSQDEPPFIDQLGFGVAPGFQTFVSCQQQLLQYLPPPWGDCKSTPIDSEFFSTYSITACRIDCETRYLLENCNCRMVHMPGTSTVCTPEQYKDCADPALDFLVEKDNDYCVCQTPCNMTRYGKELSMVKIPSKASAKYLAKKFNKTEQYIGENILVLDIFFEALNYEKIEQKKAYEIAGLLGDIGGQMGLFIGASVLTILEIFDYLYEVFKDKVLGYFIRKKRPQRCQSDNLEFPENPTSPGVTPNHAPRAPVTPSGVTRTVSDSRRTCYLVTRL; encoded by the exons ATGGTTGAAGCACCAACATCCGAGTCAGTCGCCCTGGGgccacacagacaaaatgattCCCAAGAGACCCCTGTCAAAGAGTCCAGCTCGCTTAAACCATCGTGGAAAGAGATCACGGTGGGTTTCATAATGAGGACCAAGATCCACGGTTTGAAGTTTGTCTTCTCTCCGGACAAGTCCAAACCACAGCGAGTCATCTGGATCATGGCCttctttgtttgtgtcagtCTCCTCTGCACCTGGTCCTGGAATCGAATCCTCTACCTGATGTCCTACCCAGCCATCACAAAGATTTACATGGTGTGGGCTCACAACATGTCCTTCCCAGCTGTTACCTTCTGCAATAAAAACGTTTTCCGTGCGTCCACTCTGACCAAGGAGGACCTGTATCACAGCGGCTACTGGATGGACCTCATGTATCCTAATCACACCGTGATGGAGAAGAGCCTGTCCATCCTTAAAGACAGCCACAAGCAGGGTCTCCTGAGCCTGCTGGACTTCAACAACTACAGTCCGCACCCCGATTACCGCATCAACACCACCGAGATGATGGGACGCCTCGGTCACCAGTTGGAGGACATGCTGCTGGAGTGCAGGTTCCGCGGGGAAACCTGCACCTACAAAAACTTCAGCACT ATTTACACGCGCTACGGAAAATGCTACACATTCAACTCGGGATTAGACGGCAACCCTTTGTTGACGACGTTAAAAGGCGGCACAGGGAACGGCTTGGAGATCATGTTGGATATTCAGCAGGATGAATACCTGCCTGTGTGGGGAGAGACAG ATGAGACCTCCTACGAAGCAGGCATCAAGGTTCAGATCCACAGCCAAGACGAGCCGCCCTTCATTGACCAACTGGGATTTGGTGTGGCCCCTGGTTTTCAAACTTTTGTGTCATGTCAGCAGCAACTG CTTCAGTACCTCCCTCCGCCTTGGGGAGATTGCAAGTCTACTCCCATAGACTCTGAATTCTTCTCCACGTACAGCATCACCGCCTGCCGCATTGACTGTGAAACCCGGTACCTGCTTGAGAACTGCAACTGCAGGATGGTTCACATGCCTG GAACCTCCACAGTCTGCACTCCTGAGCAGTACAAAGACTGTGCTGACCCAGCTTTAG ACTTTTTGGTAGAGAAAGACAACgattactgtgtgtgtcagacccCCTGCAACATGACTCGCTATGGCAAGGAGCTGTCCATGGTTAAGATCCCCAGTAAGGCATCTGCTAAATATCTGGCTAAGAAATTCAACAAAACTGAGCAGTATATTGG AGAAAATATATTGGTCTTGGACATCTTCTTTGAAGCTCTGAATTATGAGAAGATTGAGCAGAAGAAAGCCTATGAAATTGCAGGGCTTCTCG GTGACATTGGAGGTCAGATGGGGTTGTTCATCGGAGCCAGTGTTTTAACAATACTGGAAATCTTTGACTACCTATATGAG GTGTTTAAGGATAAGGTTTTGGGTTACTTCATACGCAAGAAACGACCACAGCGTTGTCAGAGCGACAATCTG GAGTTTCCAGAGAACCCAACCAGCCCTGGTGTCACGCCTAATCATGCCCCCAG AGCACCTGTGACACCCTCCGGAGTCACTCGGACAGTCTCGGATTCACGCCGAACATGTTACCTCGTCACCCGACTCTAG